In the Chloroflexota bacterium genome, one interval contains:
- a CDS encoding esterase: protein MHRSYHRWHSSALGRDMELLLFGHHGAPVLVFPTSMGRFFEFEDRNMTGILAEHLERGWLQLICVDSVDAESWYCKWAHPSGRIGRHLQYEQYLIGEVVPWLRNFNQNQFLMSLGCSFGAFHAVNIALRHPQLFRRCLGLSGRYNMRSFMDGYSDEQVYFNTPTEYTANLHDAAQLAHLRQLDIILAIGRDDPSYQSNEVLSSNLWNHGVGNALRVWDGWAHDWPYWEQMLPKYIQGHD from the coding sequence ATGCATCGTTCATATCATCGTTGGCATAGTTCAGCGCTTGGCCGCGACATGGAGTTGTTGTTATTTGGACACCATGGCGCACCAGTTTTGGTCTTCCCCACCTCAATGGGGCGTTTTTTCGAGTTTGAAGATCGCAATATGACTGGCATTTTGGCCGAGCACCTTGAGCGTGGTTGGCTACAACTAATTTGCGTCGATAGCGTTGATGCCGAAAGTTGGTATTGCAAATGGGCGCATCCCAGCGGACGAATTGGCCGCCATCTGCAATATGAACAATATTTAATTGGCGAAGTTGTGCCTTGGCTACGCAATTTCAACCAAAATCAATTTTTGATGAGCCTTGGCTGTTCGTTCGGAGCGTTTCATGCGGTTAATATTGCCTTGCGCCACCCCCAACTGTTTCGGCGTTGTTTGGGCTTGAGTGGTCGCTACAACATGCGCTCATTTATGGATGGCTACAGCGATGAGCAGGTTTATTTCAATACACCGACCGAGTACACTGCCAATTTACACGATGCGGCACAACTCGCCCATTTGCGCCAACTCGATATTATTTTGGCGATTGGCCGCGACGACCCCAGCTACCAGAGCAACGAAGTGCTCTCTAGCAATTTATGGAATCATGGCGTAGGCAATGCGCTGCGGGTTTGGGATGGCTGGGCTCACGATTGGCCATATTGGGAGCAAATGCTGCCCAAATATATTCAAGGCCACGATTAA
- a CDS encoding glycosyltransferase family 4 protein yields MNQPLVLHIATADMGLRFLLLEQMQAIQHAGYQVRGVASDGPYRAEVEAAGIPVDVIKMPRAVTPNRDLLALTQLVRLFRELKPTIVHTHNPKPGLLGQLAARIAGVPIIINTIHGFYFHEHSSPNQRRFYIAMEKIAARCSHAILSQNREDLNAALALKIARPEQISFLGNGINLQMFDRRAVSQAEMQAARQELGIPAEAQVIGAVGRLVAEKGYHELFQACQQLMATRPNLHLLVVGPEEPHKADGLTAATAANYGIAERTHFAGLRRDMPVLYRLMDVLAHPSYREGFPRAPMEATAMGVPVVASDIRGCRETVIHSLNGMLVPVRDAAALAHSLGRMIDDRVLREAFARLTRRVAQREFDQQRVFDRVLLTYAKQLQAHGLTVPESIQSQAST; encoded by the coding sequence ATGAATCAACCTTTAGTGCTGCATATTGCAACTGCCGATATGGGCTTGCGCTTTTTACTGCTTGAACAGATGCAGGCAATTCAACATGCAGGCTATCAGGTGCGCGGAGTTGCCAGCGATGGCCCTTATCGCGCCGAGGTTGAGGCCGCTGGAATTCCGGTCGATGTGATTAAAATGCCCCGCGCAGTTACCCCAAACCGCGATTTGTTGGCGTTAACCCAGCTCGTGCGCTTATTTCGTGAACTCAAACCAACGATTGTGCATACCCATAATCCTAAACCTGGTTTGCTTGGTCAGCTAGCGGCGCGAATTGCTGGCGTGCCAATTATTATCAACACCATTCATGGATTTTATTTTCATGAGCATTCGAGCCCCAATCAGCGGCGCTTCTACATTGCCATGGAGAAAATTGCTGCTCGTTGTTCACATGCGATTCTTTCGCAAAACCGCGAAGATCTGAATGCAGCCCTCGCACTCAAGATTGCGCGGCCAGAGCAAATTAGCTTTTTGGGCAATGGTATCAATTTACAAATGTTTGATCGGCGGGCCGTGAGCCAAGCCGAAATGCAAGCCGCCCGCCAAGAACTGGGTATTCCCGCTGAGGCCCAAGTGATTGGAGCAGTTGGACGTTTGGTTGCCGAAAAGGGCTATCACGAGTTGTTTCAGGCTTGCCAACAACTGATGGCAACCCGCCCCAATTTACATTTGCTGGTGGTTGGCCCCGAAGAACCACATAAAGCCGATGGCCTGACCGCCGCAACCGCCGCCAACTATGGTATTGCTGAGCGCACCCATTTTGCAGGCCTGCGCCGCGATATGCCAGTGCTATATCGGTTGATGGATGTTTTGGCCCATCCTTCGTATCGCGAGGGCTTTCCGCGTGCGCCAATGGAAGCGACCGCAATGGGTGTGCCAGTGGTTGCCAGCGATATACGCGGTTGCCGCGAAACGGTTATCCATAGCCTTAACGGCATGTTGGTGCCAGTGCGCGATGCAGCGGCCTTAGCGCATAGCCTTGGCCGCATGATCGACGATCGGGTGTTACGTGAGGCCTTTGCGCGGCTAACCCGGCGGGTTGCTCAGCGCGAGTTTGATCAACAACGGGTATTTGATCGAGTGCTGTTGACCTATGCCAAGCAATTACAAGCCCATGGGTTGACTGTGCCCGAATCAATTCAGAGCCAAGCCTCAACTTAA
- the asnB gene encoding asparagine synthase (glutamine-hydrolyzing) — protein MCGITGHLEWHGTAQTAILEQQTEAIRHRGPDSAGFFCVDQVALGMRRLAIIDLTSGDQPMFSRDGDLALVFNGEIYNFQALRQQLQQLGQHFATNSDTEVIVRGIEQWGILGCVQRLNGMFALAIWQHQAQRLTLVRDRLGIKPLYWYADAQRLVFGSEIKAILAHPAVPRQINLQGLANYLSFGHSLAPQTMFQAIYKVEPAHILTWDVASRDMQQQRYWQLQPNPIAITPAEAAAECYSRLREAVRLQLISDVPLGAFLSGGLDSSIIVGLMQRLGAAPINTFSVGFEHAGFNELPDAALVAQHFGTKHHELRLNANDLVGALQALVYHYDEPFGDAAGLPVYLVSRFAREHVKVVLTGEGSDEQWAGYRRYQAELIARMAQYLPGRNAIAALIRQLPRNRRLKQAIRTLDQRDPGRRYAAWLTIADLQQRQRLLQPQISSALAEYAPEQIYDQVYPRSGAALTNMGLADLQTWLPDTYLEKVDKASMAASIEARVPFLDHTLVEWTMNLPPTLKLRGTKTKWLLRQAFGEMLPERTLRKPKHGFAVPTDPWFRGALSNWTAEILFDQRTLSRGLFNPHEVQRIYQAHRDGKETADTVLWLLLNIELWQRIYLDREERL, from the coding sequence ATGTGTGGCATTACGGGCCATCTCGAATGGCATGGCACGGCGCAAACCGCCATTCTTGAGCAGCAAACCGAGGCGATTCGCCATCGTGGGCCGGATAGTGCGGGCTTTTTTTGCGTTGATCAAGTGGCGTTGGGCATGCGGCGCTTGGCAATTATCGACCTAACCAGTGGCGATCAGCCGATGTTTAGTCGTGATGGCGATTTAGCATTGGTGTTCAACGGCGAAATTTATAATTTTCAGGCTTTGCGCCAGCAATTGCAGCAACTCGGCCAACATTTCGCCACCAATAGCGATACCGAAGTGATTGTGCGGGGGATTGAGCAATGGGGTATTTTGGGCTGTGTGCAACGCTTGAATGGCATGTTTGCCTTGGCAATTTGGCAGCACCAAGCCCAACGCCTGACCTTGGTACGCGATCGACTGGGCATCAAGCCGCTCTATTGGTATGCCGATGCCCAACGCTTAGTATTTGGCTCGGAAATCAAGGCAATTTTGGCTCATCCAGCAGTGCCACGCCAAATCAATCTGCAAGGCTTGGCCAATTATCTGAGTTTTGGCCATAGCCTCGCACCGCAAACTATGTTCCAAGCTATTTATAAAGTTGAGCCAGCCCATATTTTGACATGGGATGTTGCCAGCCGTGATATGCAGCAGCAACGCTATTGGCAATTGCAGCCCAATCCAATCGCGATTACGCCCGCCGAAGCCGCCGCCGAATGCTATAGTCGTTTGCGCGAAGCCGTGCGCTTGCAACTGATTAGCGATGTGCCGCTGGGTGCGTTTCTTAGTGGCGGGCTTGATTCAAGCATTATCGTGGGCTTGATGCAGCGCTTGGGAGCAGCCCCAATCAACACATTTAGCGTGGGTTTTGAGCATGCAGGCTTCAATGAATTGCCCGATGCGGCGCTCGTAGCCCAACATTTTGGCACCAAGCATCATGAACTGCGCTTGAATGCCAACGATTTAGTCGGCGCTTTGCAAGCCTTGGTTTATCACTACGATGAGCCATTTGGCGATGCCGCAGGCTTACCGGTATACCTTGTTTCACGCTTTGCCCGCGAACATGTCAAAGTGGTGCTGACGGGCGAAGGCAGCGATGAACAATGGGCCGGTTATCGGCGTTATCAAGCCGAATTGATCGCTCGGATGGCGCAGTATTTGCCTGGGCGTAACGCAATTGCTGCGCTGATTCGCCAGTTGCCCCGTAATCGTCGCCTAAAGCAGGCAATTCGCACCTTAGATCAGCGTGATCCAGGGCGGCGCTACGCTGCATGGCTGACGATTGCCGATTTGCAACAGCGCCAACGTTTGCTGCAACCACAGATCAGTAGCGCGTTAGCCGAGTATGCGCCTGAGCAAATCTATGATCAGGTGTATCCGCGCAGCGGCGCAGCCTTGACCAATATGGGCTTGGCCGATTTGCAAACCTGGCTACCCGATACCTATTTGGAAAAAGTCGATAAGGCCTCGATGGCTGCCAGTATCGAGGCGCGGGTGCCATTTCTTGACCATACCTTGGTTGAATGGACGATGAATTTGCCGCCAACACTTAAACTGCGTGGCACAAAAACCAAGTGGTTGCTACGCCAAGCTTTTGGCGAAATGTTGCCGGAACGAACTTTGCGCAAGCCTAAACATGGCTTTGCAGTACCAACTGATCCATGGTTTCGTGGAGCATTGAGCAACTGGACAGCCGAAATTTTGTTTGATCAACGCACGCTCAGCCGTGGTTTGTTCAATCCGCACGAAGTCCAACGCATCTATCAAGCCCATCGCGATGGCAAAGAAACCGCAGATACCGTATTATGGTTACTACTGAACATCGAACTTTGGCAACGGATCTATCTTGATCGCGAGGAACGGCTATGA
- a CDS encoding CpsD/CapB family tyrosine-protein kinase — protein MALDLITLRDPRAAAAEAYRTLRTNIQFSSIERKLHTILVTSSVPDEDKSSALANLAVTFAQAEQRVIVLDCDLRRPSLHSLFGVSNERGLSHAMNQNSDLPVLKTEIDGLQILPAGETPPSPADLLSSKRLDSVLRDLKQQADIVLIDAPPVLAASDAALLATKVDGVVLVTKAGKTRRDSAREAVALLQRVNAHIVGVILTNAKLERERYARY, from the coding sequence GTGGCATTAGATTTAATCACGTTGCGCGATCCACGGGCCGCCGCCGCCGAAGCCTATCGCACCTTGCGCACCAATATTCAATTTTCGTCGATTGAGCGCAAATTGCACACGATTTTGGTGACCAGCAGCGTACCCGATGAAGATAAAAGCAGCGCTCTCGCCAATTTGGCGGTAACCTTTGCCCAAGCCGAGCAACGGGTGATTGTGCTTGATTGCGATTTGCGCCGCCCAAGCTTACATAGCCTATTTGGGGTGAGCAATGAGCGTGGCCTGAGCCACGCCATGAACCAAAACAGCGATTTGCCAGTTCTCAAAACCGAGATCGATGGCCTACAGATTTTGCCTGCTGGCGAAACGCCGCCCAGCCCAGCCGATTTGCTCAGCTCCAAGCGCTTGGATAGCGTGTTGCGCGACCTGAAACAGCAAGCCGATATTGTGTTGATCGATGCGCCGCCCGTTTTAGCGGCCAGCGATGCAGCCTTGTTGGCAACCAAAGTTGATGGTGTGGTGCTGGTGACCAAGGCTGGCAAAACTCGCCGCGACAGTGCTCGCGAGGCCGTGGCTTTGTTGCAACGAGTCAACGCCCATATTGTGGGGGTGATTTTGACCAACGCCAAACTTGAACGCGAACGCTACGCCCGCTATTAA
- a CDS encoding lipopolysaccharide biosynthesis protein, with translation MLRPQDYLAMLLRRWWVIVLIGFASAAAAYGFSKLQTPLYRAQTTYNVITSRYDQGLTMQLPSVMGNWPGQLTDARLQEISNQLQLDRTPDYLRKYIAIQPQPDQLLLTINVDYPDAKKAVELADALGETLKSEVAGLNALRLSTDAINIRVQQPAKYIELASPKTKINVLAGGILGGIIGILVAFALEYFDDRIKSNNDIERWTGLPTLGSIPEY, from the coding sequence ATGCTTCGACCTCAAGATTATCTGGCGATGTTGCTACGGCGCTGGTGGGTAATTGTGCTGATTGGTTTTGCCAGCGCAGCTGCTGCTTATGGATTCAGCAAATTGCAAACGCCCTTGTATCGCGCCCAAACCACCTATAACGTGATCACCAGTCGCTACGATCAAGGCTTGACCATGCAATTGCCCAGTGTCATGGGCAACTGGCCTGGCCAATTGACCGATGCCCGTTTGCAAGAAATTAGCAACCAATTACAGCTTGATCGCACGCCTGATTATTTGCGCAAATATATTGCGATTCAGCCGCAGCCCGATCAATTGCTGCTGACGATCAACGTTGATTATCCCGATGCTAAAAAAGCGGTTGAATTGGCCGATGCCTTGGGCGAAACGCTCAAAAGCGAAGTTGCTGGCTTGAATGCGCTGCGTTTGAGTACCGATGCAATTAATATTCGGGTGCAGCAGCCAGCCAAATATATTGAGTTAGCCTCGCCCAAAACCAAAATCAATGTGTTGGCGGGCGGTATTTTAGGCGGAATTATCGGTATTTTGGTGGCCTTTGCCCTAGAATATTTTGACGATCGGATTAAATCCAACAACGATATTGAACGCTGGACTGGCCTACCAACCTTGGGCAGCATTCCCGAATACTAA
- a CDS encoding glycosyltransferase, with product MQIALVHDYLNQYGGAERVLEVLHAMFPQAPIYTSIYDAEAMPSHYRSWDIRTSFMQKLPGWRKHFRKYFLLYPSAFEHFDLSAYDLVISSSSAYAKGVITKPGARHLCYCHTPMRFAWRTDDYVKREQISGIFGAILPFFLTYLRMWDVQSSSRVDRFIANSRTVADRIGHFYKRPSTIITPPVELQPFEPQPAEDFYLAGGRLVPYKRLDLAIKACTKLGLPLVIFGDGRDRAELEKVAGPSVRFVGKVDDATLRSLYARCRAYLMPGEEDAGIQPLEAMGAGRPVIAYQAGGALDSVIEGQTGRFFSQQTVEDLAAAILASQNDHYEPTAIRAHAEQFARPSFEARIRAEVEAVLHEG from the coding sequence ATGCAAATAGCTTTAGTTCATGATTATTTGAATCAATATGGTGGCGCGGAACGGGTGCTCGAAGTGTTGCACGCCATGTTTCCGCAAGCGCCAATTTATACATCAATTTACGATGCCGAAGCCATGCCCAGCCACTATCGTAGTTGGGATATTCGAACCTCGTTTATGCAAAAGCTACCAGGTTGGCGCAAGCATTTTCGTAAATATTTTTTGCTCTATCCTAGTGCCTTCGAGCATTTCGATCTGAGCGCCTACGATTTGGTTATCAGCTCATCAAGCGCTTATGCCAAGGGCGTAATTACCAAGCCTGGCGCTCGCCATTTGTGCTATTGCCATACCCCAATGCGCTTTGCTTGGCGTACCGACGATTATGTCAAACGCGAGCAGATTAGCGGGATCTTTGGGGCGATTCTGCCCTTCTTTTTGACCTACCTGCGCATGTGGGATGTCCAATCGTCAAGCCGCGTCGATCGCTTTATTGCCAACTCGCGCACGGTTGCTGATCGGATTGGCCATTTCTACAAGCGCCCTTCAACAATCATCACGCCGCCTGTTGAATTGCAACCATTTGAGCCGCAACCAGCCGAAGATTTTTATCTGGCGGGCGGACGGCTTGTGCCCTACAAACGACTTGATTTGGCGATCAAAGCGTGTACCAAACTTGGTTTGCCCTTGGTGATTTTTGGCGATGGCCGCGATCGCGCCGAGCTTGAAAAAGTGGCGGGGCCAAGCGTGCGCTTCGTCGGCAAAGTTGATGATGCGACCTTGCGCAGTTTATATGCCCGTTGTCGCGCCTACCTCATGCCAGGCGAAGAAGATGCAGGCATTCAGCCGCTCGAAGCCATGGGCGCAGGCCGCCCCGTGATCGCCTACCAAGCAGGCGGCGCACTCGATAGCGTGATCGAAGGCCAAACAGGGCGTTTTTTCAGCCAACAAACTGTCGAAGATCTGGCGGCAGCCATCCTTGCTAGCCAAAACGATCACTACGAGCCAACGGCGATTCGCGCTCATGCCGAGCAATTTGCCCGTCCTTCCTTCGAGGCACGGATTCGGGCCGAAGTCGAAGCGGTATTACACGAAGGATGA
- a CDS encoding YciI family protein, with amino-acid sequence MLTYLVTLTIIVDRAIYEPHLPDHLAYLAQLKAAGHLLLSGPATDRRGGFVLLQADSLATARDLVEGDPLVARGLDSYEIREWRITEGQPQQIVPS; translated from the coding sequence ATGCTAACGTATTTGGTCACGCTAACCATTATCGTCGATCGGGCAATCTATGAACCACATTTGCCCGATCATTTAGCATACTTGGCCCAGCTTAAAGCCGCTGGCCACTTGTTGCTCTCTGGCCCCGCCACTGATCGTCGGGGTGGCTTTGTCTTGTTGCAGGCCGATTCATTGGCTACTGCAAGAGATCTTGTCGAAGGTGACCCATTAGTAGCGCGTGGCTTGGATTCCTACGAGATTCGCGAATGGCGAATTACCGAGGGCCAGCCCCAGCAGATTGTTCCATCGTAG
- a CDS encoding metallophosphoesterase has product MLQTSALRQRVGSIDAIVGCGDLPPSYLEYLVSMLNVPCFYVNGNHDAPEQHEDGRVSVKPQGCDNLDLRVEAVGGLLIAGAGGVLRYRPGEHQYSEAEWAWRMTMLSARVFFAQMRYRQRLDVLITHTPPAGLHDGIGAHRGPQALRRFIDRIAPRYVIHGHVHLNYGYGDQRPLQYGDTLIVNTHGYRLLDLEPMPALSKAQAS; this is encoded by the coding sequence ATGTTGCAAACATCGGCGCTGCGCCAACGTGTAGGGTCGATCGATGCGATCGTCGGCTGTGGTGATTTACCACCGAGTTACCTTGAGTATCTGGTTTCGATGCTCAATGTACCTTGCTTTTACGTTAACGGCAATCATGATGCGCCTGAGCAACATGAAGACGGCAGAGTTTCAGTCAAACCCCAGGGCTGCGATAACCTCGATTTGCGAGTTGAAGCGGTGGGCGGGCTATTAATTGCCGGGGCTGGCGGCGTGTTACGCTATCGGCCAGGTGAACATCAATATAGCGAAGCTGAGTGGGCATGGCGCATGACCATGCTGAGCGCACGGGTCTTTTTTGCCCAAATGCGCTACCGTCAGCGGCTTGATGTGTTAATTACCCATACGCCACCAGCAGGCTTGCACGATGGCATTGGCGCACATCGCGGGCCACAAGCGCTACGGCGCTTTATTGATCGGATTGCACCACGCTATGTTATCCATGGCCATGTGCATTTAAATTATGGTTATGGCGACCAACGGCCTTTGCAATATGGTGATACACTGATTGTAAATACCCATGGCTATCGCTTGCTCGATCTTGAGCCAATGCCGGCCTTGAGCAAGGCCCAAGCCAGTTAA
- the chrA gene encoding chromate efflux transporter produces MADVPVAAGPPQESYLRLFLRFLRFGFLAWGGPVAQIAMIRQELVEEERWIEREHFNRVLAVYQALPGPEAHELCVYFGMIARGRIGAVLAGLGFMLPGFVLMLLLSWAYVAYGITAAGIGAILFGFKPAVAALIIRAVHRIGEHALTNRWLWAIALGAGLATILGVHFIAILLLAGIFYWLLQRPKLAQTSLHGSWLPLLALAILAAPSVLSLFGYGLRTGLLTFGGAYTAIPFLQHDAVTVGGWMTNEQFIDGLALSGILPAPLIIFSTFVGYLGGGFAGALALTAGTFLPAFLFTIVGHHWLERIIANAATHAFLDAITAAVVGLITVTTSQLIFAAWPREVAPALLALAIAALSLWVLYRWKAKWVTAAVVLGSGVLGLLSLLI; encoded by the coding sequence ATGGCTGATGTACCAGTGGCTGCTGGCCCACCACAGGAATCGTATCTACGGCTATTTCTGCGCTTTTTGCGCTTTGGTTTTTTGGCTTGGGGCGGGCCGGTCGCCCAAATTGCCATGATTCGCCAAGAGTTGGTTGAGGAAGAGCGTTGGATCGAGCGCGAACATTTTAATCGGGTGCTGGCAGTTTACCAAGCCTTGCCTGGGCCAGAAGCCCATGAACTATGCGTTTATTTTGGTATGATTGCGCGTGGTCGAATCGGCGCAGTATTGGCGGGTTTAGGGTTTATGTTGCCTGGCTTTGTGCTGATGCTGTTGCTTTCGTGGGCTTATGTGGCCTATGGTATCACTGCTGCTGGCATTGGGGCGATCTTATTTGGCTTCAAGCCAGCCGTGGCGGCCTTAATTATTCGGGCAGTACATCGGATTGGCGAGCATGCTTTGACCAATCGCTGGCTTTGGGCAATTGCGCTTGGCGCGGGGCTTGCCACAATCCTGGGCGTACATTTTATCGCGATTTTGCTGCTAGCTGGAATATTTTATTGGTTATTGCAACGGCCTAAATTAGCCCAAACCAGTTTGCATGGCTCGTGGTTGCCGTTGTTGGCGCTGGCTATTTTGGCTGCGCCGAGTGTGCTAAGTTTATTTGGCTATGGCTTGCGCACCGGTTTGCTAACCTTTGGCGGAGCCTACACGGCCATCCCATTTTTACAGCACGATGCGGTAACCGTCGGCGGCTGGATGACCAACGAGCAATTTATTGATGGATTAGCGTTATCGGGTATTTTGCCAGCGCCGCTAATTATTTTCTCGACGTTTGTGGGGTATCTTGGTGGGGGCTTTGCTGGAGCGTTGGCCTTGACCGCAGGCACATTTTTGCCAGCATTTTTATTTACAATTGTTGGTCACCACTGGCTCGAACGGATTATCGCTAACGCTGCTACTCACGCCTTTCTTGATGCAATTACAGCGGCAGTGGTTGGCTTAATTACTGTTACCACCAGCCAATTGATTTTTGCTGCTTGGCCGCGTGAAGTGGCTCCTGCATTGCTGGCCTTGGCAATTGCCGCGCTTAGCTTGTGGGTGCTCTATCGTTGGAAGGCCAAGTGGGTCACGGCGGCGGTAGTGCTTGGTTCGGGAGTGCTTGGGCTGTTATCACTGCTGATTTAA
- a CDS encoding WXG100 family type VII secretion target, protein MGNEIVQIDYQEANQLAQRFSKQQAQVQAILQSLRQTIQSLENGGWMGDAATACFKEFHSEVVPAYTRLCNVLGEGQSTLQGIATLFRQAEEEAATLFRGEFAAAAGGESGIAQAVGGSGGNIQADSSGIYQTVQAFATNLSGSGGGQGQPSELETLIRSLKDQCVDPNVILDAIAKATPAERQAILNDPQLMEYIRISEGTAADVLTAALLEGSLHWPSPSGPSLDNGLINRTSDFALWMRGEAGPPNPSTGTMNCWEATMYAAYLSGEISESQLREIHQNAATIFNKALASFSDKYGITLTEANIPHLYDLLTQKQKADLELAYSAYYQPIQSALGADNRTEWQAGDQPVAGSIVFFESSDSPLSHVAIATGRITPDGKTEVMSLWTLPRNSSGQPVSSMQRTTIEDLEAAMIDANMAPSRISTAPNPGDRPND, encoded by the coding sequence ATGGGTAACGAAATCGTCCAAATCGATTATCAGGAGGCCAACCAGTTAGCTCAACGATTCTCAAAGCAACAAGCCCAAGTACAGGCAATTTTACAAAGCCTCAGACAAACGATTCAGTCGCTTGAGAACGGCGGCTGGATGGGCGATGCAGCAACTGCATGTTTCAAAGAATTTCATTCCGAGGTAGTCCCTGCCTATACCCGACTCTGTAACGTCCTTGGTGAAGGCCAAAGTACCCTGCAAGGTATTGCAACACTCTTTCGTCAGGCCGAAGAAGAAGCTGCTACCCTCTTCCGAGGCGAGTTTGCCGCCGCCGCTGGAGGTGAAAGTGGTATCGCCCAAGCCGTCGGTGGGAGTGGTGGCAACATTCAAGCCGACAGTAGTGGTATATATCAAACAGTGCAGGCATTTGCCACCAATTTAAGTGGTAGCGGTGGTGGACAAGGCCAACCAAGTGAGCTAGAAACCCTGATCCGTTCGCTCAAAGATCAATGCGTAGACCCCAATGTTATTTTAGATGCAATTGCTAAGGCAACCCCGGCAGAACGTCAAGCAATTTTAAATGATCCTCAATTAATGGAATATATTCGCATCAGCGAAGGTACAGCCGCCGATGTTCTTACCGCGGCATTGCTCGAAGGCTCGCTCCACTGGCCAAGCCCTTCGGGACCATCACTTGATAATGGATTAATCAATCGAACCAGTGATTTTGCACTGTGGATGCGAGGCGAAGCAGGGCCACCCAATCCCTCAACCGGCACCATGAATTGCTGGGAAGCAACCATGTATGCAGCCTATTTGAGTGGCGAAATCAGCGAGAGTCAATTACGCGAAATTCATCAAAATGCTGCTACGATATTTAATAAAGCCCTAGCCAGCTTCTCAGACAAATATGGAATAACCCTTACTGAAGCAAATATCCCACATCTTTACGATTTATTAACCCAAAAACAAAAGGCTGATTTGGAACTAGCCTATTCAGCCTATTATCAGCCGATTCAATCGGCCCTAGGAGCTGATAATCGCACCGAATGGCAAGCAGGCGATCAGCCTGTCGCTGGCAGTATCGTCTTTTTTGAAAGTTCAGATAGTCCTTTATCACACGTTGCAATCGCGACAGGTCGAATCACGCCTGATGGCAAAACCGAGGTTATGAGCCTATGGACACTGCCAAGGAATTCCAGTGGTCAGCCTGTTTCATCAATGCAACGAACCACGATTGAGGATTTAGAAGCAGCGATGATCGATGCAAACATGGCTCCTAGCCGAATTAGCACCGCACCCAATCCAGGTGATCGGCCAAATGATTAG
- a CDS encoding DUF92 domain-containing protein, with translation MLLRLLAGFGLSLLVGGLGYWRRSLSLSGWLGAVLIGTLTVGCGSWAWGWLIILFFASSSLLSKVGKRRKAAVALDKFSKDDRRDLWQAMANGGIPLITALGYAWQPHFAWWALALGATATATADTWATEIGTLSKGRPFMLTTFKQVERGRSGAISGLGMAATSLGALLIGLSAWGLTGLGLGNGQEPQLWFVVAATIGGIAGSLADSLLGATVQQMRWCEHCASETERAIHKCGNQTRHYRGLAWLNNDWVNLISTGAGALVALLIAVLAN, from the coding sequence ATGCTCCTACGCTTGTTAGCAGGATTTGGCTTGAGTTTGCTGGTGGGCGGGCTGGGCTACTGGCGACGCTCATTAAGCCTGAGTGGTTGGCTGGGCGCGGTTTTGATCGGCACGTTGACGGTGGGCTGTGGCAGTTGGGCTTGGGGCTGGCTGATTATTTTGTTCTTCGCTAGCTCAAGTTTGCTTTCCAAAGTAGGAAAGCGTCGCAAAGCCGCCGTGGCGCTCGATAAATTCAGCAAAGATGATCGCCGCGATTTGTGGCAGGCAATGGCCAATGGTGGTATTCCGTTGATAACGGCCTTGGGCTATGCTTGGCAACCGCATTTCGCCTGGTGGGCTTTGGCACTCGGCGCCACCGCCACCGCCACCGCCGATACTTGGGCTACCGAAATCGGCACCCTGAGCAAAGGTCGCCCGTTTATGCTAACAACCTTTAAGCAAGTTGAACGCGGGCGCTCAGGGGCGATTTCGGGCTTGGGTATGGCCGCCACCAGCCTTGGAGCCTTGCTGATTGGCCTAAGTGCTTGGGGCTTGACTGGTTTAGGGCTTGGTAATGGCCAAGAACCACAGTTGTGGTTTGTGGTTGCCGCCACAATTGGCGGGATTGCTGGCTCATTGGCCGATAGCTTGCTTGGCGCGACGGTGCAGCAAATGCGTTGGTGTGAGCACTGCGCCAGCGAAACCGAGCGTGCAATCCATAAATGTGGCAACCAAACCCGCCATTATCGCGGCCTAGCTTGGCTCAACAACGATTGGGTTAATTTGATCAGCACTGGGGCGGGAGCTTTGGTTGCATTATTAATCGCGGTTTTAGCCAATTAA